A genomic region of Noviherbaspirillum sp. L7-7A contains the following coding sequences:
- a CDS encoding LemA family protein, whose amino-acid sequence MKKWSSWIMLGLLSILLSGCGYNQFQARDEAVKAAWGEVVNQYQRRADLVPNLVNTVKGYASHERETLEAVTKARAAATSIQVTPEVLNDPQAFQRFQQAQGQLTQALSRLLAVSENYPQLKADGLFRDLQSQLEGTENRITVARQRYIKSVEEYNVLARSFPTNLTAMMFGYPVRPSFTVDNEKAISNAPAVNFGK is encoded by the coding sequence ATGAAAAAATGGTCATCGTGGATCATGCTTGGGCTGTTGAGCATCCTGCTCTCAGGCTGTGGCTACAACCAGTTCCAGGCCAGGGACGAGGCAGTCAAGGCCGCCTGGGGCGAAGTGGTCAACCAGTACCAGCGACGCGCCGACCTGGTGCCGAACCTGGTCAATACGGTCAAGGGTTATGCCTCTCATGAGAGGGAAACCCTGGAGGCAGTGACCAAGGCGCGTGCCGCCGCGACCAGTATCCAGGTAACGCCTGAAGTGCTGAACGATCCGCAGGCATTCCAGCGCTTCCAGCAGGCCCAGGGCCAGTTGACGCAGGCCCTTTCACGTTTGCTGGCAGTATCTGAAAATTATCCGCAATTGAAGGCCGACGGCCTGTTCCGCGACCTCCAGTCACAACTGGAAGGGACGGAAAATCGCATTACCGTGGCGCGTCAGCGTTACATCAAATCGGTGGAAGAATACAACGTGCTGGCGCGCAGCTTTCCGACCAATCTGACGGCCATGATGTTCGGCTATCCAGTCAGACCGTCGTTTACCGTGGACAATGAAAAAGCCATTTCCAATGCGCCAGCCGTCAATTTCGGCAAATAG
- the pyrF gene encoding orotidine-5'-phosphate decarboxylase — translation MSFTAKLASAWRTQQSLLCVGLDPDISRFPPHLQSQPDGIFAFCKAMVDATAAAACCFKPQIAYFAALRAEDQLEALCAYIRNTYPALPIVLDAKRGDIGATAEQYAREAYERYGADSVTVNPYMGADSIAPYMEWKDKGVIVLCRTSNPGGSDLQFMQVDGVPLYQHVARLVAEKWNRNGQCGLVVGATFPQELAQVRAIVGDMPLLVPGIGAQGGDIAATVAAGRSTDGTGMMINSSRAILYAQPQDSAETQIEAARRVACETRDAINSHRGLAI, via the coding sequence GTGAGTTTCACAGCAAAGCTGGCGTCCGCATGGCGCACCCAACAATCCCTGTTATGTGTAGGCCTGGACCCCGACATCTCGCGGTTTCCCCCGCATCTTCAGTCCCAGCCGGATGGCATCTTTGCATTCTGCAAAGCCATGGTCGACGCCACTGCCGCTGCTGCCTGCTGCTTCAAGCCGCAAATTGCCTATTTCGCTGCATTGCGTGCCGAAGACCAGCTGGAAGCCTTGTGCGCCTATATCCGCAACACCTATCCCGCGCTGCCCATCGTGCTGGATGCCAAGCGTGGCGATATCGGCGCCACCGCCGAGCAATATGCGCGGGAAGCCTACGAGCGTTATGGCGCTGATTCGGTGACGGTCAATCCCTATATGGGAGCCGATTCCATTGCACCCTACATGGAGTGGAAGGACAAGGGTGTGATCGTGCTGTGCCGCACGTCCAATCCGGGTGGCTCCGACCTGCAATTCATGCAGGTCGACGGCGTGCCGCTTTACCAGCATGTGGCGCGGCTGGTTGCCGAAAAATGGAATCGCAACGGACAATGCGGCTTGGTGGTTGGCGCGACTTTTCCGCAAGAACTGGCGCAGGTGCGTGCCATCGTCGGCGACATGCCATTGCTCGTGCCAGGCATAGGCGCGCAGGGCGGCGACATCGCCGCTACTGTCGCAGCAGGGCGTAGCACCGACGGCACCGGCATGATGATCAATTCCTCACGCGCCATCCTCTATGCACAGCCACAGGACAGCGCTGAAACGCAGATCGAAGCCGCGCGCAGGGTAGCTTGCGAAACCCGCGATGCCATCAATAGTCATCGCGGCCTTGCTATCTAG
- a CDS encoding CinA family protein, producing MRDINELATQVGSVLKSQGLILATAESCTGGGVAQAITEVAGSSEWFECGFITYSNASKADMLDVPEALIVRYGAVSDEVAQAMAEGALANSNATITLSTTGIAGPGGAVPGKPVGTVCFAWAMAHRTFSERLVFQGDRHAVRQQTVAHSLAGLLRFLEQ from the coding sequence ATGAGGGATATCAATGAATTAGCGACGCAGGTAGGCAGCGTGCTCAAGTCGCAAGGCCTCATTCTGGCTACCGCCGAGTCTTGTACGGGAGGTGGCGTTGCTCAGGCTATTACTGAAGTTGCCGGCTCTTCGGAATGGTTCGAATGCGGATTCATCACCTATTCGAACGCATCGAAGGCAGACATGCTGGATGTTCCTGAAGCGTTAATCGTCCGTTACGGCGCGGTAAGCGACGAAGTTGCTCAGGCAATGGCAGAAGGCGCTTTAGCCAACAGCAACGCAACAATCACTTTGTCTACGACTGGCATCGCCGGTCCGGGCGGTGCAGTTCCCGGCAAGCCCGTTGGAACGGTCTGTTTTGCGTGGGCGATGGCACACCGCACTTTCAGCGAGAGGCTGGTATTTCAGGGAGACCGGCATGCGGTGCGACAACAAACTGTTGCGCACTCGCTCGCAGGCCTTCTCCGCTTTCTTGAACAGTAG
- a CDS encoding TRAP transporter substrate-binding protein: MTKLTVFLLPHLRRVIALAAMGLVGLFLAALSSPVHAAATASIDIDLATGYAEDNFQTRNIQQFAEDVKLATDGRVNIRVHSGGRLLKPAEIFSGVREGRAEAGEVIMSSLEKEELLFGLDSLPFIVSGYEDARRMWQASRPAVEKALEKRGLVVLYAVPWPPQNLYSTEEVSTIRDFSGRAMRVYNPTTQRIAELIGARPVTVQVLDLAKAISAKRVELMLTSSWTGVDTKAWRVMNHYYKVNAWFPKNMVFLRADTLSRISDADRKVVMDAARVAEARGWQLSQESDQIYERQLTSNHVKVFGMDFMIRSYLDRIGEIVAREWLKKAGVTELQVLLKYTTDRSIK, encoded by the coding sequence ATGACCAAGCTAACAGTCTTCCTGTTGCCGCATCTTCGCCGCGTAATCGCGCTAGCTGCGATGGGCTTGGTCGGTCTTTTCCTTGCCGCACTATCCAGTCCTGTACATGCGGCAGCCACAGCGTCGATTGACATTGACCTGGCTACCGGTTACGCGGAAGATAACTTTCAGACGCGCAACATTCAACAGTTTGCGGAAGACGTGAAGCTAGCCACTGACGGACGCGTCAACATCCGCGTGCATTCAGGCGGCCGGCTCCTCAAGCCGGCGGAAATTTTTTCGGGAGTGCGTGAAGGTCGTGCGGAAGCAGGTGAAGTCATCATGTCCAGCCTTGAAAAAGAGGAGCTACTCTTTGGCTTGGATTCACTTCCTTTCATTGTGTCAGGCTATGAAGACGCCAGGCGCATGTGGCAGGCCTCGCGTCCGGCGGTTGAAAAGGCTCTGGAAAAGCGTGGGTTGGTTGTTTTGTATGCTGTGCCATGGCCTCCGCAAAATCTCTATTCCACCGAGGAGGTGAGCACGATTCGCGATTTCAGCGGACGTGCCATGCGAGTCTATAACCCTACTACGCAGCGTATTGCCGAGCTGATCGGCGCAAGACCGGTGACGGTGCAAGTACTTGACCTGGCGAAAGCCATTTCTGCCAAGCGGGTGGAATTAATGCTGACTTCGAGTTGGACAGGCGTAGATACCAAAGCTTGGCGGGTAATGAATCACTACTACAAGGTAAACGCCTGGTTTCCGAAAAACATGGTTTTCCTTAGGGCGGATACGCTTTCGAGGATATCCGACGCCGACCGCAAGGTAGTAATGGATGCAGCCCGTGTGGCGGAGGCCAGAGGCTGGCAGCTCAGCCAGGAAAGTGACCAGATTTACGAAAGGCAGTTGACTTCTAATCACGTAAAGGTATTTGGCATGGATTTCATGATCCGTAGCTACCTTGATCGAATAGGTGAAATCGTGGCACGCGAATGGCTAAAGAAGGCCGGCGTGACAGAACTTCAGGTACTGCTGAAATACACGACCGATAGATCAATTAAATAA
- a CDS encoding ABC transporter substrate-binding protein has product MQFSLNALTRTACFLTAFAASTLAMAQQEIKIGVLYPLTGAAASTGAELKGALELAADIVNNGAKDIPELPFSGGGGLPNLKGAKIKLVFADHQGNPQIGATETERLITQEKVVAVVGAYFSNVTATSSQVAERYKVPYLNPDSSSTSLTARNFKWFYRITPHDDLFVYNFFEFFKDLEAKKAIKVGQIALFNENTLWGNETAKLENKLAEERGVNVVKSISYPAKSTQLTSEIQSLKSGKPQVVLQSSYLGDAILAMKTYKELNFSPDMILANNAGFTDTEFIRTLGQDADHIITREVWSLDLAKSKPLIGQVNELFRSRYKVNFTGNSSRTFTGLLTLADAINRAGSTEPEAIRKALSETNIDGKNTIMPWKGIKFDQQGQNTLGSGILVQIVNGKYHTIWPFNLATRDVIWPMPKWVQ; this is encoded by the coding sequence ATGCAATTTTCATTGAACGCCTTAACGAGAACTGCATGTTTCTTAACTGCCTTTGCCGCCAGCACCTTGGCCATGGCGCAGCAAGAAATCAAAATTGGTGTTCTCTATCCTCTGACCGGCGCTGCAGCATCGACCGGGGCAGAACTTAAAGGAGCCCTCGAACTGGCTGCTGACATTGTTAACAACGGAGCCAAGGATATTCCAGAATTACCTTTTTCCGGTGGAGGCGGCCTACCTAACCTAAAGGGCGCAAAAATCAAGCTGGTATTTGCAGACCACCAAGGTAATCCGCAAATCGGCGCAACCGAGACAGAGCGACTGATAACGCAGGAAAAAGTTGTTGCGGTGGTTGGCGCTTATTTCAGCAATGTGACCGCGACATCCAGCCAGGTCGCAGAAAGATACAAGGTTCCTTATCTGAACCCCGATTCGTCATCAACATCTCTGACGGCAAGAAATTTTAAATGGTTTTATCGCATCACTCCCCACGATGACCTGTTTGTTTACAATTTCTTCGAATTCTTTAAAGATCTGGAAGCCAAAAAAGCAATAAAAGTAGGCCAGATCGCGCTTTTTAACGAAAATACGTTGTGGGGTAACGAAACCGCAAAGCTAGAGAATAAGCTTGCCGAGGAGCGTGGAGTTAATGTTGTAAAGTCAATATCGTACCCTGCAAAGAGCACGCAATTGACATCTGAAATTCAAAGTCTGAAGTCCGGGAAGCCACAGGTTGTATTACAGTCTTCTTATCTGGGAGATGCAATTCTGGCGATGAAAACTTATAAAGAGCTTAATTTTTCGCCAGATATGATTCTGGCCAATAATGCCGGTTTCACCGATACAGAATTCATTCGGACTTTAGGGCAGGATGCCGACCATATCATCACTCGGGAAGTATGGTCATTAGATCTGGCGAAAAGCAAACCGCTTATTGGGCAGGTTAACGAGCTATTTCGCAGCCGTTACAAAGTCAATTTCACTGGCAATTCTTCTCGCACTTTTACCGGGTTGCTAACCCTCGCTGATGCTATCAATCGTGCAGGTTCCACAGAGCCGGAGGCAATCAGGAAAGCACTCTCGGAAACCAATATTGACGGCAAAAATACCATTATGCCTTGGAAGGGCATAAAGTTTGATCAGCAAGGTCAGAATACCCTCGGATCGGGCATTCTAGTACAGATTGTCAATGGAAAATATCATACGATCTGGCCTTTTAATTTGGCAACACGCGACGTCATCTGGCCCATGCCTAAATGGGTGCAATGA
- a CDS encoding branched-chain amino acid ABC transporter permease, producing MTSEIIIQTLASGLLIGLIYALIAIGLTLIFGVMDIVNFSHGEFLMLGMYCSFWLYAIYHLDPLYTLPLTAILLFGVGAIVYRVVIKKIIDAPMLSQIFTTFGLMILFRGLAQFLWKPDFRTVGNSVVSGTVSLSGIQIGLPQLTAGVGAILVTLGIYLFLTKTRTGAALEATAADKEAARLMGIDSQRMFTLAWGVGAACAGVAGGLLSTFFPIFPEIGANFILTAFVVVNLGGFGSVVGALIAGILVGVIEVMGGFFLGPQYKMGIVLCLFLAVLMFRPQGLMGKV from the coding sequence ATGACGTCAGAAATTATCATCCAGACTCTCGCTTCAGGGCTACTAATTGGCCTGATCTATGCACTAATTGCGATAGGTTTAACGCTTATTTTCGGTGTGATGGATATCGTGAATTTTTCACACGGCGAATTTTTGATGCTGGGTATGTATTGCAGCTTTTGGCTCTATGCGATTTATCATCTGGATCCGCTTTACACTCTCCCTCTCACCGCAATACTCCTTTTTGGTGTGGGAGCGATCGTCTATAGAGTGGTGATCAAGAAAATTATAGATGCTCCCATGCTTTCCCAGATTTTTACTACCTTTGGCTTGATGATTCTATTTAGAGGTCTGGCACAATTCTTATGGAAACCTGATTTTAGGACAGTTGGAAATTCCGTCGTTAGTGGCACTGTATCTCTATCTGGAATTCAAATTGGCTTGCCCCAGCTTACTGCGGGGGTGGGCGCAATTTTAGTTACCCTCGGGATTTACTTGTTTTTGACCAAAACAAGAACAGGTGCAGCGTTGGAAGCCACTGCGGCTGATAAAGAAGCAGCGCGGTTGATGGGAATAGATTCACAGCGCATGTTTACGCTGGCTTGGGGCGTAGGAGCTGCATGTGCAGGCGTCGCTGGCGGCTTACTTTCCACTTTCTTTCCAATTTTTCCTGAAATCGGTGCTAACTTTATTTTAACTGCTTTCGTTGTAGTGAACCTCGGCGGCTTTGGAAGTGTTGTAGGTGCCTTGATCGCCGGTATTTTGGTTGGCGTGATTGAAGTTATGGGCGGATTTTTTCTTGGTCCGCAATACAAGATGGGAATAGTGCTCTGTTTGTTCCTTGCAGTGTTAATGTTCCGACCACAAGGTCTAATGGGAAAAGTTTAA
- a CDS encoding branched-chain amino acid ABC transporter permease produces MNQLNQQPVFSTAYGSAGYKWPTRLALLFLLGVVIFFPFFEKSPSHQNFVILVLMAAQLGVAWNIIGGYAGQISLGQVAFYGLGAYTSTLLFTKLGINPWVSIPLGGLLAASISLAVGWSCFRLKGHYFAMATIAVAEIIQIVFTNWEFAGAAVGLNLPMEGGWKFLIFAEKEPYYYLALGLLLLTLAVNYAIEKSYLGYYLRAIKDEPDAAQSLGVNLSLYKQIAFAISSFFTALGGSLYAHKELYIDPASVLHTGLSIKMALVSILGGVGTLSGPVIGAAVLTLIEEGTRMLFGGSGKGTDLVIYAALIVVVAVYYPSGVVGWVRRFLSRRTAIRQTRLEGRGI; encoded by the coding sequence ATGAATCAGTTGAATCAACAACCGGTCTTTAGCACTGCTTATGGATCAGCAGGGTATAAATGGCCTACACGTCTTGCCCTGCTGTTTTTGCTCGGTGTAGTAATTTTTTTTCCGTTTTTTGAAAAATCGCCGTCGCATCAGAACTTCGTCATCTTGGTACTCATGGCCGCGCAGCTTGGTGTGGCATGGAATATCATTGGGGGGTATGCTGGGCAAATTTCATTAGGTCAGGTCGCATTCTATGGACTCGGTGCCTATACTTCCACTCTATTATTTACGAAACTGGGTATCAACCCGTGGGTTTCCATTCCCCTTGGTGGGCTGTTGGCTGCATCCATTAGCTTGGCTGTTGGCTGGTCCTGTTTTCGCTTAAAAGGACATTATTTTGCAATGGCGACCATAGCTGTTGCTGAAATTATCCAAATTGTCTTCACTAATTGGGAATTTGCGGGTGCTGCAGTCGGTCTTAATTTGCCTATGGAAGGCGGGTGGAAATTTCTGATCTTTGCGGAAAAGGAACCTTATTATTATCTTGCTTTGGGTTTGTTGTTGCTGACATTGGCAGTTAATTATGCAATTGAAAAAAGCTATCTTGGTTATTATTTGCGTGCAATAAAGGACGAGCCAGATGCGGCTCAAAGTTTGGGCGTTAACCTTAGTCTGTACAAACAAATCGCATTTGCCATCAGCAGTTTTTTTACTGCATTAGGTGGCAGCTTGTATGCACATAAAGAACTCTATATCGACCCGGCATCAGTTTTGCACACTGGCCTTTCCATAAAAATGGCGTTGGTATCGATTCTCGGAGGGGTTGGCACATTATCAGGACCTGTCATTGGCGCGGCAGTTCTTACCCTTATCGAGGAAGGTACGCGCATGCTGTTTGGCGGCTCTGGAAAAGGAACGGACCTTGTAATTTACGCTGCTTTAATCGTGGTTGTTGCCGTCTACTATCCATCTGGAGTTGTCGGATGGGTCCGTCGTTTCCTATCCAGACGTACTGCAATCCGCCAGACTCGGCTGGAAGGGAGGGGCATATGA
- a CDS encoding ABC transporter ATP-binding protein — translation MTLLRVEKVSKRFGGICANEDISFDMDAGQIVGLIGPNGAGKTTMFNCIAGYAHPTAGKIWLNGTEVSGLRPDQCARMGIGRTFQVARTFHSMSALENVIVGAVLENRNVSVAKEHGWQLLELVSLSRFADKPASSMTISEQRRLAVARSLAIKPQLLLMDEVMAGLNPSEVKEMVDTVKKIRSQGISCLIVEHVLEGIMPIADKIVVLDYGRKIAEGPPQVVSNDPVVISAYLGDE, via the coding sequence ATGACTCTTCTCCGCGTGGAAAAAGTGTCGAAGCGTTTCGGGGGGATCTGCGCCAATGAAGATATCTCATTTGACATGGATGCTGGGCAGATCGTCGGATTGATAGGGCCAAATGGCGCTGGCAAAACCACAATGTTCAATTGCATCGCTGGCTATGCTCATCCAACTGCAGGAAAAATCTGGCTGAACGGGACCGAAGTCAGTGGTTTGCGGCCGGATCAATGCGCTCGCATGGGCATAGGCCGTACCTTTCAGGTGGCACGCACTTTTCACAGTATGAGTGCACTGGAAAATGTAATCGTCGGTGCGGTACTGGAAAACAGAAATGTATCCGTTGCAAAGGAGCATGGCTGGCAATTGCTGGAACTGGTCAGTCTTTCGAGATTTGCTGATAAGCCAGCCTCCAGCATGACGATTAGCGAACAAAGACGGCTAGCTGTCGCTCGATCGTTAGCAATCAAGCCACAACTCCTGTTAATGGACGAAGTGATGGCTGGCCTTAATCCTTCTGAAGTAAAGGAGATGGTGGATACCGTAAAGAAGATCCGGAGTCAGGGCATATCTTGTCTGATTGTTGAACATGTTCTTGAAGGGATCATGCCGATTGCCGACAAAATTGTTGTTCTGGATTACGGAAGAAAAATCGCTGAAGGACCGCCGCAGGTTGTATCAAATGATCCAGTAGTTATCTCAGCTTATCTGGGGGACGAATAA
- a CDS encoding ABC transporter ATP-binding protein → MLQLRNLKVSYDGVLAVSKVDLDVRAGSIVALVGGNGNGKSTTLRAVAGLNAVDHGSIFFKGEDIAKVPAHKRVGLGLSLVPEGRRIFARLTVERNLELGAYSRSNKDEIAESIDTMYNLFPILKQRRTQLAGTMSGGEQQMLAISRGLMAKPEMLLLDEPSWGIAPKFVTKVLDTIQLINAQGVSILLVEQSLHKALAIAHYGYVIQTGRIVMEGTGEKLLNDPDIKKAYLGL, encoded by the coding sequence ATGCTCCAGCTTCGGAATTTAAAAGTGAGTTATGACGGGGTTCTTGCTGTCTCCAAGGTGGATCTCGATGTGCGCGCAGGTAGTATCGTCGCCCTTGTTGGCGGGAATGGCAACGGAAAATCAACAACGCTGAGAGCAGTTGCCGGCTTAAACGCAGTTGACCATGGCTCGATCTTTTTTAAAGGTGAAGATATAGCAAAAGTTCCTGCACATAAGCGTGTAGGGCTTGGGCTGTCGCTTGTCCCGGAGGGGCGGCGAATTTTTGCAAGACTGACTGTTGAGCGGAACCTGGAATTGGGTGCTTACAGCAGGAGCAATAAGGACGAGATTGCAGAGTCCATCGATACGATGTACAACCTTTTTCCAATTCTTAAACAGCGGCGCACGCAGTTGGCAGGAACAATGAGTGGCGGCGAGCAGCAAATGCTTGCCATTAGCCGTGGACTCATGGCCAAGCCCGAGATGCTGTTGCTGGATGAGCCGTCCTGGGGGATTGCGCCCAAGTTTGTCACCAAGGTGCTCGATACCATACAACTGATTAACGCTCAGGGCGTTTCCATACTTCTAGTTGAGCAGAGTTTGCACAAGGCGTTGGCAATTGCGCATTACGGTTACGTAATTCAGACCGGGCGCATCGTCATGGAAGGCACTGGAGAGAAATTGTTGAATGATCCTGATATCAAGAAAGCTTATCTCGGACTATGA
- a CDS encoding putative hydro-lyase, with protein sequence MNTSLQNFTPAEIRALCRAGAFSGQTAGLADGHVQANLMIVPAEYAFDFLLFCQRNPKPCPLVEVLEPGCFTPACAEGGDLRTDLPGYCVYRNGVLTEKTEDIQSHWRDDLVGFILGCSFSFENALMREGIALRHVEQQKNVAMYKTNLACHSAGRMRGNMVVSMRPIKASEAARAVQITARYPRVHGAPVHIGFPQGLGIADLSKPDFGDPVHLMEDELPLFWACGVTPQYIAELSKLPFCLTHSPGKMLVTDLKNEEFV encoded by the coding sequence ATGAACACTTCCCTTCAGAATTTCACGCCGGCAGAAATCCGGGCGCTATGTCGGGCTGGCGCCTTTTCAGGCCAAACTGCAGGGTTGGCAGATGGCCACGTGCAGGCAAACTTGATGATTGTGCCAGCCGAATATGCCTTTGATTTTCTTCTATTTTGCCAACGCAATCCCAAGCCTTGCCCGCTGGTGGAAGTGTTGGAGCCAGGCTGCTTCACGCCAGCATGTGCGGAAGGGGGCGACCTGCGCACGGATCTTCCTGGGTACTGTGTTTACAGGAATGGCGTGCTTACTGAAAAAACGGAAGATATCCAGTCCCATTGGCGGGATGACTTGGTCGGCTTTATATTGGGGTGCAGCTTCTCATTCGAAAACGCGCTGATGCGTGAAGGAATTGCACTACGCCATGTCGAGCAGCAAAAAAATGTCGCAATGTATAAAACGAATCTGGCATGTCATTCAGCGGGGCGCATGCGGGGAAACATGGTTGTAAGCATGCGTCCGATAAAGGCTTCGGAAGCCGCACGCGCTGTCCAGATTACTGCCCGCTATCCTCGTGTGCACGGTGCTCCTGTCCATATCGGTTTTCCGCAAGGGCTGGGAATTGCCGATTTGTCAAAACCTGATTTTGGTGATCCGGTCCACTTGATGGAGGATGAATTGCCATTGTTTTGGGCATGTGGTGTCACGCCGCAATATATTGCCGAATTGAGCAAGTTACCTTTCTGCCTTACTCATTCGCCTGGAAAGATGCTAGTAACTGATTTAAAAAATGAAGAGTTTGTTTGA
- a CDS encoding phosphatidylglycerophosphatase A, whose protein sequence is MRPTVSLKSTAALAQFMLAHPAHWLAQGFGSGLSPVMPGTAGTLMGWALFAVPTGLWPAVFTPLFWAIAILAGFIIGIWACDRTGRDMGVADHGSMVWDEIIAFWLVLLFLMPGDLATQCAAFLCFRFFDMVKPPPIRYFDRQIKGGFGVMWDDIVAAFYTLLLFSLWRAS, encoded by the coding sequence ATGCGCCCGACAGTCAGCTTGAAGTCCACTGCCGCTCTGGCGCAGTTCATGCTCGCCCATCCCGCACATTGGCTGGCGCAGGGATTTGGCAGCGGCTTGTCCCCCGTGATGCCTGGCACGGCCGGTACGCTGATGGGCTGGGCCTTGTTCGCTGTACCAACCGGTCTCTGGCCCGCCGTCTTTACCCCGCTGTTCTGGGCCATTGCCATACTTGCGGGTTTCATCATCGGGATCTGGGCCTGCGACCGTACCGGGCGCGATATGGGTGTTGCGGATCATGGCAGCATGGTCTGGGATGAAATCATTGCTTTCTGGCTAGTCCTGCTTTTCCTGATGCCAGGCGATCTCGCTACCCAGTGCGCAGCTTTCCTGTGTTTCCGTTTCTTTGACATGGTCAAGCCACCACCCATCCGATACTTCGACAGGCAAATCAAGGGCGGCTTTGGCGTAATGTGGGATGACATCGTCGCAGCGTTTTATACATTGCTTCTGTTTAGTCTCTGGCGCGCCAGCTGA
- the thiL gene encoding thiamine-phosphate kinase, whose amino-acid sequence MLSEFSLISRYFTRTPSANSGVDLGVGDDCALLAPAPGMQLAISSDMLVEGRHFFPGADARLLGHKSLAVNLSDLAAMGAKPVGFTLALALPALDESWLADYSAGLFALADEHGCQLIGGDTTKGPLTLCITVFGHVPPGLALRRDQAREGDDIWVSGTLGDARLALAGYRRECSLPDAELAAAGLRMHAPTPRIALGLALRGIAHAAIDISDGLIGDLGHILERSGVGATVNVDAVPAGAVLRTQESTMRRNYAMAGGDDYELCFTAPPSARAEINAAAQRAQCEVTLIGTVDAIPGLRLIDRSGKPLLLQVQSFDHFSTP is encoded by the coding sequence ATGCTTTCCGAATTCAGCCTTATCTCCCGTTACTTCACCCGCACGCCGTCTGCCAACAGTGGCGTCGATCTGGGCGTGGGCGACGACTGCGCGCTGCTGGCGCCCGCACCGGGCATGCAGTTGGCCATTTCCTCCGACATGCTGGTGGAAGGCCGCCATTTCTTTCCGGGCGCCGACGCGCGACTGCTGGGGCACAAAAGCCTGGCAGTCAATCTGTCCGATCTGGCTGCCATGGGCGCAAAGCCAGTCGGCTTTACCCTGGCGCTGGCCCTCCCAGCGCTCGATGAATCCTGGCTTGCAGACTACTCGGCCGGCCTGTTTGCGCTGGCCGATGAACATGGCTGCCAGCTCATTGGCGGCGACACCACCAAGGGCCCGCTCACCCTGTGCATCACCGTGTTTGGCCATGTTCCGCCCGGCCTCGCGCTGCGCCGCGACCAGGCCCGGGAAGGCGACGATATCTGGGTCTCGGGTACCTTGGGCGATGCACGCCTGGCTCTGGCTGGCTACCGCAGGGAGTGCAGCTTGCCGGATGCCGAACTTGCAGCAGCCGGCCTGCGCATGCACGCGCCCACGCCGCGGATTGCACTCGGGCTGGCACTACGGGGCATCGCCCATGCCGCCATCGATATCTCCGATGGCTTGATCGGTGACCTCGGACACATTCTTGAACGTTCTGGCGTTGGCGCGACCGTGAACGTGGATGCCGTCCCCGCCGGCGCTGTACTGCGTACGCAGGAAAGTACCATGCGTCGCAACTACGCCATGGCGGGAGGAGACGACTATGAACTCTGCTTTACCGCACCGCCGTCTGCCCGGGCCGAAATCAATGCCGCCGCGCAGCGCGCCCAGTGCGAAGTGACCCTGATAGGCACTGTGGACGCGATACCGGGACTGCGACTCATTGATCGCTCCGGCAAGCCGTTATTGCTGCAGGTGCAGTCTTTTGATCATTTTTCCACGCCGTGA